In one Panthera uncia isolate 11264 unplaced genomic scaffold, Puncia_PCG_1.0 HiC_scaffold_1220, whole genome shotgun sequence genomic region, the following are encoded:
- the LOC125916823 gene encoding LOW QUALITY PROTEIN: putative protein FAM90A20P (The sequence of the model RefSeq protein was modified relative to this genomic sequence to represent the inferred CDS: inserted 1 base in 1 codon): MVCRTPRPVEEDPRVKCKNCRAFGYKASSSWCTMRHWDGPWAPQARDSRKLRENLEPRRMWKTGNAAPSTSQVLSCRQEGQQRKHPHRPIPVYTTKRVSVLEPQVPAEPPSGTPDTTQLSPLAAPLGRLVASTFPPAGQQEGSGDPLPKQVGTPAPPALPALAHQRSARNPGLGVQLRQHRPRCASLEGLQTVSRAQGTGHAQAPAKHPESLCHPERRSACGLKGAAHVLRKTPALVQSMSLQPPRPQHHLDTLQVCTVAPCLPCPQTPSQPMGMVFSHLDEGSWSSRFIAAPCLAPPKTPAPTGQVPPVTXQSEGGCVCIPLSVLFDHLQLSSSSDECDWQ; the protein is encoded by the exons GTAAAGTGTAAGAACTGCAGAGCCTTTGGGTACAAAGCATCAAGCAGCTGGTGCACCATGAGACACTGGGATGGGCCCTGGGCCCCCCAGGCCAGGGACTCCAGGAAGCTGAGGGAGAATCTGGAACCAAGGAGAATGTGGAAGACAGGCAATGCAGCTCCTTCTACTTCCCAAGTTTTGTCGTGCAGGCAAGAAGGTCAGCAGAGGAAG CATCCGCACAGGCCGATTCCCGTGTACACCACCAAGAGGGTGTCCGTGCTGGAGCCGCAGGTCCCGGCTGAGCCTCCTAGCGGGACGCCTGACACGACACAGCTGTCCCCGTTGGCTGCTCCTCTCGGGAGACTTGTGGCGAGCACCTTCCCACCTGCTGGCCAACAGGAAGGAAGTGGGGACCCCTTGCCGAAGCAAGTGGGGAcacctgccccacctgccctgcctgccctggcACACCAACGCTCTGCCCGGAATCCTGGCCTCGGTGTCCAGCTGAGACAACACCGGCCCCGATGTGCCTCCCTTGAAGGTCTCCAGACTGTTTCCAGGGCGCAGGGCACTGGCCATGCCCAGGCACCAGCCAAGCATCCTGAG AGTCTGTGTCATCCTGAAAGGAGAAGTGCATGTGGTCTCAAGGGGGCAGCCCACGTGCTCAGGAAGACACCTGCCTTGGTGCAAAGCATGAGCCTccagcctccccgcccccaacatCACTTGGACACTCTCCAGGTGTGCACCGTGGCCCCGTGTCTGCCCTGTCCACAGACACCCAGCCAGCCCATGGGAATGGTCTTCAGCCACCTGGATGAAGGCAGCTGGAGCTCCAGGTTCATAGCAGCTCCCTGTCTGGCACCTCCCAAGACGCCAGCCCCCACTGGTCAGGTCCCTCCCGTCA CACAGTCTGAAGGAGGCTGTGTGTGCATCCCATTGAGTGTCCTCTTTGATCACCTGCAGCTTTCATCATCCTCAGATGAGTGCGATTGGCAGTGA